In Aspergillus fumigatus Af293 chromosome 4, whole genome shotgun sequence, one genomic interval encodes:
- a CDS encoding putative general amidase — translation MTIVDWQEKAQLKQSEAASKIPPEWRLSLDILTAISNESNVLDIPTKCGILSARELDITEHYDATDLLQRLASKELSAVEVTTAFCKRAAIAQQLTFCLTETFFDQALARARQLDDHLTATGQTVGPLHGLPISLKDCFNVAGVPTSLGFVSYLDRPAPTTNSSLVDILLAAGAVLYVKTNVPQTMMTADSHNNVFGRVLNPYRRNLTAGGSSGGEGALIALRGSVLGIGTDIAGSIRIPALCCGTTGFKPSVRRVPYGGQTAAGRAGMVGITAVAGPLCRSLRDAELLLRTVFDSKPEDLDDGVVGFPWCDAPAKDVLTVGVMAEDPNYPIHPPMQRTLALAAKKLAAAGHRIVDLTGRLPSISDACELSFRYFNMDPDQTALKKISDSGEPPIPSLRATYNVNEPGPEPTLQELYDMNVTRDEVMEKVRKTFLENQLDVIIGPAFQSCAVPHDEYGKPPYTVFWNLLEYPSCVLPFGKAEEAADAEFVRDVQYIPAYKPKEVEGAPCHVQIIGRKLKDEALMQHAKVIESILLK, via the exons ATGACCATCGTCGACTGGCAAGAAAAAGCTCAGCTTAAGCAGTCTGAAGCTGCTAGCAAGATCCCTCCAGAATGGAGACTCTCTTTAGATATCCTGACTGCCATTTCCAACGAGTCTAATGTTCTCGACATTCCTACAAAGTGTGGTATTCTTTCTGCTCGCGAGCTCGACATCACCGAACACTACGACGCCACtgatctcctgcagagaTTGGCGTCAAAAGAGCTCAGTGCCGTGGAAGTCACAACAGCCTTTTGCAAACGGGCTGCTATTGCTCAGCAACTTACCTTTTGCCTGACCGAAACGTTCTTCGATCAAGCCCTCGCCCGAGCTCGGCAATTGGACGATCACTTGACGGCCACAGGACAGACCGTTGGACCCCTTCATGGCCTTCCCATCAGCCTGAAGGATTGCTTCAACGTTGCTGGCGTACCGACCTCTCTCGGGTTTGTATCATACCTGGACCGTCCGGCTCCAACCACAAATTCGTCGCTGgtggatatcctcctcgccgccggcgCTGTTCTCTATGTCAAGACCAATGTTCCGCAGACCATGATGACAGCCGATTCGCATAACAACGTCTTCGGCCGTGTCCTGAACCCTTACCGCCGCAACCTCACAGCGGGTGGAAGCTCAGGGGGTGAAGGTGCTCTGATTGCCCTTCGCGGCTCGGTGCTGGGCATCGGCACCGACATTGCAGGATCCATCCGTATCCCCGCGCTGTGTTGCGGGACGACCGGCTTCAAGCCTTCTGTTCGCCGCGTGCCATACGGGGGCCAAACTGCCGCCGGCCGAGCCGGGATGGTAGGAATTACGGCTGTGGCAGGGCCGTTGTGCCGTTCCCTCAGGGACGCCGAACTCCTCCTTCGGACCGTGTTTGACTCTAAGCCTGAGGATCTCGACGACGGCGTGGTGGGTTTTCCGTGGTGTGATGCGCCCGCAAAGGATGTGCTCACAGTCGGCGTCATGGCAGAGGACCCCAACTACCCGATTCATCCGCCCATGCAGCGAACTCTGGCGCTCGCCGCGAAGAAACTCGCTGCGGCCGGTCATCGTATTGTCGACCTGACTGGGAGATTGCCTAGTATCTCTGATGCCTGCGAGCTGTCTTTCCGATACTTCAACATGGATCCCGACCAGACggctttgaagaagatctcCGATAGCGGCGAGCCCCCCATCCCCTCCCTACGCGCGACATACAATGTCAATGAGCCCGGGCCGGAGCCGACGCTGCAAGAGCTGTACGACATGAACGTGACGCGGGACGAAGTGATGGAGAAGGTGCGAAAGACATTCCTCGAGAATCAGCTGGATGTGATCATCGGTCCGGCTTTCCAGAGCTGTGCCGTTCCTCACGATGAATACGGGAAGCCACCATATACTGTCTTCTGGAACTTGCTTGAG TATCCGTCGTGCGTTCTTCCCTTTGgcaaggccgaggaggctgcCGACGCCGAGTTTGTGAGAGATGTCCAGTACATCCCAGCTT ACAAGCCCAAAGAAGTCGAAGGTGCTC